The nucleotide sequence AAGCAAATTATGGCGTTAATGTCCTATCCGATTGCATTACCAGTTATGATAAAAGGAAAATTGACGAAATGCTGCGCTATTATGAAAGTAAAGGCAGTAAAATCATTCGTTTAAATGACTTGTTATCGAATCACATCGATTCACTTGGATGAGCAAACATAAAAAGCAGTCTGGATCCCGGCGTCAATCACTTCCACATGTGAAAAAAAAGCTTTCATTTCGTCCGCCCCATGACGTACAAATTCAAAATAGTCGCCTCCTTCAGCCCATTCTGCAATGTCTGTAAGCAAGCGACGCTTCTGATTGTAATCATAAAAAAGAATTCGGCCGCGCGAAAGCCTGCTGGCCTCAGCATAAATCTTCTGACGCAAGCCGGAGCTCAGACCATGAAGGACATAAAAGGCAAGAACCAAGTCGAAGCTCTTTTCAGGGAAATCCAGCCCCTGGGTAACATCTGCCTGGACAAACGCGATCGATCGGTCTTGCGTCGACTTTTTAGCCGCCCGCAGCATACCATCGGAAAAATCCACGCCGGTTCCAAGATAACCCCTTTCTGCCAGGGAATAT is from Dehalobacter sp. 12DCB1 and encodes:
- a CDS encoding class I SAM-dependent methyltransferase; this translates as MEELVKHASVFNRIAPIYNWYFRQQVKDYRSLINCYDDLFQIPSAGKVLDIGCGTGALLYSLAERGYLGTGVDFSDGMLRAAKKSTQDRSIAFVQADVTQGLDFPEKSFDLVLAFYVLHGLSSGLRQKIYAEASRLSRGRILFYDYNQKRRLLTDIAEWAEGGDYFEFVRHGADEMKAFFSHVEVIDAGIQTAFYVCSSK